One genomic window of Arthrobacter sp. KBS0703 includes the following:
- a CDS encoding FAD-dependent oxidoreductase, translating into MNPTLDTVVIGGGAMGSAAAWALARRGRDVTLLEQFGPGHRIGASHGATRNLSLAYSEPEYVAMLAEALKLWGELENESGEQLLARTGVVNHGPDPRLSDIHAALAGAGLQADFVPLAEAGERWRGIRFDQQVLYMPDGGQLNPEAALPALQRLAAANGAAIRHHAAVLELKILDDGVRLTVDDGGRTEVLTARQAVVTAGGWTSKLLAGTVAVPRLTVTQEQPAHFGVSDGGAAWPGFNHFPGSGEGYAGWYSPVYGMLTPGEGVKAGWHGVGPVVDPDRRSFQPEPRQRAALQRYARDWLPGVDADDMADISCTYTTAADHNFVLDRIGPVVIGAGFAGHGFKFTPVVGRILADLAAGDGPAPAMFSATRAGLR; encoded by the coding sequence GTGAACCCAACCCTGGACACCGTAGTCATCGGAGGCGGCGCCATGGGCTCCGCTGCGGCGTGGGCGCTGGCCCGGCGCGGGCGGGACGTGACCCTGCTGGAGCAGTTCGGCCCGGGGCACCGCATCGGGGCCTCGCACGGGGCCACGCGGAACCTCAGCCTGGCCTATTCAGAGCCGGAGTACGTCGCCATGCTGGCCGAGGCGCTCAAGCTCTGGGGTGAGCTCGAAAACGAGAGCGGGGAGCAGCTGCTGGCGCGCACCGGCGTCGTAAACCACGGCCCCGACCCCCGGCTCAGCGATATTCACGCGGCGCTGGCCGGCGCCGGGCTGCAGGCGGATTTTGTGCCGCTGGCCGAGGCCGGCGAGCGCTGGCGGGGCATCCGGTTTGATCAGCAGGTCCTGTACATGCCTGACGGCGGGCAGCTCAATCCGGAAGCGGCGCTGCCGGCCCTCCAGCGCCTGGCCGCCGCAAACGGGGCCGCGATCCGCCACCATGCGGCGGTTCTGGAACTCAAGATTCTCGACGACGGCGTGCGGCTCACCGTGGACGACGGCGGCCGCACCGAGGTGCTGACAGCCCGCCAGGCGGTGGTCACCGCCGGCGGCTGGACGTCCAAGCTGCTCGCGGGCACGGTGGCCGTGCCGAGGCTCACCGTGACCCAGGAGCAGCCTGCGCACTTCGGCGTTTCCGACGGCGGCGCCGCCTGGCCCGGATTCAACCACTTCCCGGGGTCCGGGGAGGGCTACGCCGGCTGGTACTCGCCCGTCTACGGCATGCTCACCCCGGGCGAGGGCGTCAAGGCGGGATGGCACGGCGTGGGGCCGGTGGTGGACCCGGACCGCCGCTCGTTCCAGCCCGAACCCCGGCAGCGGGCCGCACTCCAGCGCTACGCCCGGGACTGGCTGCCCGGCGTTGATGCCGACGACATGGCGGACATCAGCTGCACCTACACCACCGCCGCGGACCACAACTTCGTGCTGGACCGCATCGGACCGGTGGTCATCGGCGCGGGCTTCGCCGGCCATGGCTTCAAGTTCACGCCGGTGGTGGGCAGGATCCTGGCCGACCTCGCCGCCGGGGACGGTCCGGCCCCGGCCATGTTCTCCGCCACCCGCGCAGGACTCCGCTAG
- a CDS encoding AEC family transporter: MLGVLAGFFVVWCIILVGMFVGRRGILGENARQVLSGLTFFVASPALLFETLSKARLHDVFAAPLLVTAVGAVATAALFFIIVRFLLKRSVPESLMSSMSASLANSANLGIPIAVYVLGDASYVAPLLIFQLAFFTPLFLMALDSTTSSHRTTPLRFVLMILKNPMIVGSALGLTVAGTGWQVPALVLQPIHLIGGAAIPAMLMAFGMSLNGSRPLQAAQGRRVDALLASAFKLVVHPAIAYIFARFALGLEGQALFAVVVTSALPTAQNVFVAASRYKTGLTVAKDTVLVTTVVAVPAMIGVALLLA, translated from the coding sequence ATGCTAGGCGTCCTGGCGGGCTTTTTCGTCGTCTGGTGCATCATCCTGGTGGGCATGTTCGTCGGCAGGAGAGGCATCCTCGGTGAGAACGCACGCCAGGTCCTGAGCGGGCTGACCTTCTTTGTGGCCAGCCCCGCCCTGCTTTTCGAGACGCTCAGCAAGGCCCGGCTCCACGACGTCTTCGCCGCTCCCCTGCTGGTGACGGCGGTGGGGGCCGTGGCCACTGCAGCCCTGTTCTTCATCATTGTCAGGTTCCTGCTCAAGCGCAGCGTGCCCGAATCGCTCATGTCGTCCATGAGCGCCTCCCTGGCGAACTCCGCCAACCTCGGCATTCCGATCGCCGTCTACGTCCTCGGCGACGCCAGCTATGTGGCTCCCCTGCTGATCTTCCAGCTGGCGTTCTTCACGCCGCTGTTCCTCATGGCCCTCGACTCCACCACGAGCTCGCACCGCACCACCCCGCTCCGCTTCGTCCTGATGATCCTCAAAAACCCGATGATCGTGGGCTCCGCACTTGGCCTGACGGTGGCCGGAACCGGCTGGCAGGTCCCGGCGCTGGTCCTGCAACCCATCCACCTGATCGGCGGCGCCGCCATTCCGGCCATGCTGATGGCGTTCGGCATGAGCCTGAACGGTTCCAGGCCGCTCCAGGCGGCTCAAGGACGGCGGGTTGACGCCCTGCTTGCGAGCGCCTTCAAGCTCGTCGTCCACCCGGCGATCGCCTACATTTTTGCCCGCTTCGCCCTGGGACTCGAGGGCCAGGCGCTGTTCGCCGTCGTGGTGACCTCTGCCCTGCCCACCGCCCAGAACGTCTTCGTGGCGGCCAGCCGGTACAAAACCGGCCTCACGGTCGCCAAGGACACCGTGCTCGTCACCACCGTCGTAGCCGTCCCCGCCATGATCGGCGTGGCCCTGCTCCTGGCGTGA
- the panD gene encoding aspartate 1-decarboxylase — MNRTMFKSKIHRATVTHADLHYVGSVTVDLDLLDAADIMPGELVAIVDVTNGARLETYTIAGERGSGVIGINGAAAHLMHENDIVILITYAQMTTDEAKAYTPKVVHVDKDNKIVQIGNDPAEGHTAGLMRPPFALNNATCS; from the coding sequence ATGAATCGCACAATGTTTAAGTCCAAAATCCACCGCGCCACTGTCACGCACGCGGACCTCCACTACGTGGGTTCCGTCACTGTGGACCTGGACCTGCTGGACGCTGCCGACATCATGCCTGGCGAGCTCGTGGCCATTGTGGACGTCACCAACGGCGCCCGCCTTGAGACCTATACCATCGCCGGCGAGCGCGGTTCCGGCGTCATCGGGATCAACGGCGCCGCCGCGCACCTGATGCACGAGAACGACATCGTCATTCTGATCACCTACGCCCAGATGACCACGGATGAGGCCAAGGCCTACACGCCCAAAGTGGTCCACGTGGACAAGGACAACAAGATTGTCCAGATCGGCAACGATCCCGCGGAGGGCCACACTGCCGGTCTCATGCGCCCGCCGTTCGCGCTGAACAACGCCACGTGCAGCTGA
- a CDS encoding LysR substrate-binding domain-containing protein, which translates to MLDVRRLRLLRELKIRGTLAEVAAALQYSPSSVSQQLALLEKEVGVELLRKTGRRVQLTPQAEVLVAHTAQLLETLEQAEADLAASLTTVSGTVRIAVFQSAALALMPDTLTRMTGTYPEVRIEMIQREPETALHETWARDFDLVIAEQYPGHAAPRYPELDRVRLTSDAIRLAVPPEAEGRAKVTSLADTAEMPWVMEPRGAASRHWAEQACRSAGFEPDVRFETADLQAQIRLIESGNAVALMPDLVWTGRGTTAQLMELPGKPRRTVFTSVRRSSAQRPAILAAREILAATAASIAAAQEESDAGAG; encoded by the coding sequence GTGCTCGATGTCCGCCGCCTGAGACTGCTCCGCGAGCTGAAGATCCGGGGCACGCTCGCCGAGGTGGCCGCAGCCCTGCAGTACAGTCCGTCCTCAGTTTCCCAGCAATTGGCCCTTCTTGAGAAGGAAGTGGGGGTCGAATTGCTCAGGAAAACCGGGCGCAGGGTTCAGCTGACTCCCCAGGCCGAGGTCCTCGTGGCCCATACCGCGCAGCTTCTCGAGACGCTCGAGCAGGCCGAGGCGGATCTGGCTGCGTCACTCACCACGGTCTCGGGCACGGTCCGGATCGCAGTTTTCCAGTCCGCGGCCCTGGCGCTCATGCCGGACACCCTCACCCGGATGACGGGCACCTACCCGGAGGTCCGGATCGAAATGATTCAGCGCGAACCGGAAACGGCCCTGCACGAGACGTGGGCGCGGGACTTCGACCTCGTTATTGCAGAGCAGTATCCGGGCCACGCGGCGCCCCGCTATCCGGAACTGGACCGCGTCCGCCTGACGAGTGATGCCATCCGGCTCGCGGTGCCGCCGGAGGCGGAGGGCAGGGCCAAGGTCACGTCCCTCGCGGACACAGCGGAGATGCCGTGGGTCATGGAGCCGCGCGGCGCAGCCTCCCGCCACTGGGCCGAACAGGCGTGCAGGAGCGCCGGCTTCGAACCGGACGTGCGCTTCGAAACGGCAGACCTCCAGGCCCAGATCCGCCTGATCGAGTCGGGAAATGCCGTCGCGCTGATGCCGGACCTCGTGTGGACCGGCCGCGGCACCACCGCCCAGCTGATGGAGCTACCGGGAAAACCCCGCCGGACGGTCTTCACCTCGGTACGCCGGTCCAGCGCACAGCGGCCAGCCATCCTCGCCGCACGCGAGATCCTCGCGGCGACAGCCGCCTCCATCGCGGCCGCCCAGGAAGAATCGGACGCGGGAGCAGGGTAG
- a CDS encoding amino acid permease: MTIKDPTQSVMRRKPIDDIEVENKHSGLFKSLGLWQLTAIGVGGIIGVGIFSLAGLVAHGSEDTPGVGPAVLFSFLIAGLASAAAALSYAEFAGMIPRAGSAYTYGYVALGEVIGWFIGWDLLLEYIAIVAVVAIGISGYFDAFLSGIGIHMPAWMTSTVDEGKGGIVNIPAIIVCLIVTWILSRGTKAFGRFELVAVAIKVVLIIFIIGLGIFYVDTNNYNPFMPSGFGPVVAGSATVFFAVFGYDAMSTAAEEATDGKKHMPKAIILSLIVAMLLYVAATLVLTGMQNYQDIDPKAGFASAFTSVGLPVIATIISVFAVLSILTVMLTFLLGVTRVWFSMSRDGLLPGWFAKTDRHGTPQRVTWIAGITSAFLAGVFPIKEVADLTNIGILAAFVVVCLSVIIFRYKKPDAPRTFRLPLMPLVPAFGILSSGFLMTQLPFATWVRFAIWLVIGLAIYFGYGRKHSLMNPNSPRHEEAVEMHTPV, translated from the coding sequence ATGACCATTAAAGATCCCACCCAGTCTGTGATGCGGCGCAAGCCCATTGATGACATCGAAGTAGAGAACAAACACAGCGGGCTGTTCAAGTCCCTTGGGCTGTGGCAGCTCACGGCCATCGGCGTCGGCGGCATTATCGGTGTCGGCATCTTTTCGTTGGCCGGGCTCGTGGCCCACGGCAGCGAGGACACCCCCGGCGTCGGGCCGGCCGTACTGTTTTCCTTCCTGATCGCCGGCCTGGCGTCGGCGGCCGCCGCGCTCTCCTATGCCGAATTTGCCGGCATGATCCCGCGCGCAGGCTCGGCCTATACGTACGGATACGTCGCCCTTGGGGAGGTCATTGGCTGGTTCATCGGCTGGGACCTTCTCCTGGAGTACATTGCCATTGTGGCGGTGGTGGCCATCGGCATCTCCGGCTACTTCGACGCCTTCTTGTCCGGAATCGGGATCCATATGCCCGCCTGGATGACGTCCACGGTGGACGAGGGCAAGGGCGGAATCGTCAACATTCCCGCGATCATCGTCTGCCTTATCGTGACCTGGATCCTGTCCCGCGGCACCAAGGCGTTCGGCCGGTTTGAACTCGTGGCCGTGGCCATCAAGGTGGTCCTGATCATTTTCATCATCGGATTGGGCATTTTCTACGTCGACACCAACAACTACAATCCGTTCATGCCGAGCGGCTTCGGCCCCGTGGTGGCAGGTTCGGCCACCGTGTTCTTCGCCGTGTTCGGCTACGACGCCATGAGCACCGCGGCGGAAGAGGCTACCGACGGCAAGAAGCACATGCCCAAGGCCATCATCCTCTCCCTCATTGTGGCCATGCTCCTTTACGTGGCTGCCACTTTGGTGCTGACCGGAATGCAGAATTACCAGGACATCGACCCTAAGGCCGGGTTCGCATCCGCCTTCACCTCGGTAGGGCTGCCCGTGATCGCCACTATCATTTCCGTTTTTGCGGTCCTTTCCATCCTCACGGTGATGCTGACGTTCCTCCTGGGTGTCACCCGCGTCTGGTTCTCAATGAGCCGCGACGGCCTGCTCCCGGGCTGGTTCGCGAAAACGGACCGGCACGGCACGCCGCAGCGCGTCACCTGGATCGCCGGCATCACTTCAGCTTTCCTGGCGGGCGTCTTCCCCATTAAGGAGGTCGCGGACCTGACCAACATCGGCATCCTGGCCGCGTTCGTCGTCGTCTGCCTCTCGGTCATCATCTTCCGCTACAAGAAGCCCGACGCCCCGCGTACCTTCCGGCTCCCGCTGATGCCGTTGGTGCCGGCCTTCGGCATCCTGTCCTCCGGCTTCCTCATGACCCAACTTCCCTTCGCCACCTGGGTGCGGTTCGCCATCTGGCTGGTCATCGGCCTGGCCATCTACTTCGGCTACGGACGCAAACACTCGCTGATGAACCCGAACAGCCCGCGGCATGAAGAGGCGGTGGAGATGCACACCCCCGTGTAA
- a CDS encoding bifunctional proline dehydrogenase/L-glutamate gamma-semialdehyde dehydrogenase, whose protein sequence is MTNTATDHRVSGKDAAETGAVAPRPAVSDVAEATALSGEAIALVRRWLTEAAKVPVDASAEQLAGVLKDPNGLEFTVGFVDGVVRPEDLHVAARNLAALAPKVPAFLPWHMRSAVRLGGTMAPVLPQVVIPIARRVLREMVGHLIVDATDAKLGPAIAKIRKDGIKLNVNLLGEAVLGEHEASRRLEGTHTLLGRPDVDYVSIKVSSTVAPHSAWAFDEAVEHVVEKLTPLFARAASFAAGGQKAKFINLDMEEYKDLDMTIAVFTRILDKPEFKNLEAGIVLQAYLPDALSAMIRLQDWAAARRANGGAAIKVRVVKGANLPMEQVESSLHDWPLATWGTKQDSDTNYKRVINYSLHPERIRNIRIGVAGHNLFDIAFAWLLAKQRGVESGIEFEMLLGMAQGQAEAVKKDVGSLLLYTPVVHPAEFDVAIAYLIRRLEEGASQENFMSAVFELSENEALFEREKQRFLSSLAELDDEVPGPSRRQNRSLPAEPMPHDGFRNTPDTDPSLPANRDWGRAILGRVATSTLGNAAVEAATISDAATLNTVIETAVEKGKAWGALSGSERAEILHRAGETLEARRADLLEVMASETGKTIDQGDPEISEAVDFAHYYAESARKLDDVDGATFVPAKLTVVTPPWNFPVAIPAGSTLAALAAGSAVVIKPAKQARRSGAVMIEALWEAGVPRDVLTMVQLGERELGQQLISHPSVDRVILTGGYETAELFRSFRKDLPLLAETSGKNAIIVTPSADLDLAAKDVAYSAFGHAGQKCSAASLVILVGSVAKSKRFHNQLIDAVTSLKVGYPEDPTSQMGPIIEPASGKLLNALTTLGEGENWAVEPRKLDGTGRLWSPGVRHGVRRGSYFHLTEFFGPVLGVMTAETLEEAIAIQNQIEYGLTAGLHSLSTDELGLWLDTIQAGNLYVNRGITGAIVQRQPFGGWKKSAVGAGTKAGGPNYLAGLGDWTSKESTQGSTARISSPGVRRLVNAVKGEFDAAELDKLQRALGSDALAWADEFGAAKDVSGLAAERNVFRYRALPVTVRLSDGEQLPALVRTVAAGVLAGSRLTVSTGVELPAQLRAVLTGLDIAVTAEDDAAWLASAGRLAAAGKLSGARIRLIGGSAAALAEATGGRPDLAIYAHQVTEAGRIEMLPFLHEQAVSITAHRFGTPNHLSDSLI, encoded by the coding sequence ATGACCAACACCGCAACGGATCACCGCGTTTCAGGCAAGGATGCCGCTGAGACCGGCGCCGTGGCTCCCCGCCCGGCAGTCTCCGACGTCGCCGAGGCTACGGCCCTGTCCGGCGAAGCCATCGCACTCGTGCGCCGCTGGCTGACCGAGGCCGCCAAGGTCCCGGTGGACGCCTCCGCTGAGCAGCTCGCCGGCGTCCTCAAGGACCCGAACGGCCTGGAGTTCACTGTCGGTTTCGTGGACGGCGTGGTCCGTCCGGAAGACCTGCACGTGGCCGCCCGCAACCTCGCTGCCCTTGCCCCGAAGGTTCCCGCCTTCCTGCCGTGGCACATGCGCAGCGCCGTCCGGCTCGGCGGCACCATGGCCCCGGTCCTGCCGCAGGTGGTCATCCCGATCGCCCGCCGCGTCCTCCGTGAAATGGTGGGCCACCTCATTGTCGATGCCACCGACGCCAAGTTGGGCCCGGCCATCGCCAAGATCCGCAAAGACGGCATCAAGCTCAATGTGAACCTCCTCGGCGAGGCAGTCCTCGGCGAGCACGAGGCGTCCCGCCGGCTCGAGGGCACCCACACGCTGCTGGGCCGCCCGGATGTGGACTACGTGTCCATCAAGGTCTCCTCTACCGTGGCGCCGCACTCGGCCTGGGCCTTCGACGAAGCCGTGGAGCACGTCGTCGAAAAGCTCACCCCGCTGTTCGCCCGCGCCGCCTCCTTTGCCGCCGGCGGGCAGAAGGCCAAGTTCATCAACCTGGACATGGAGGAGTACAAGGACCTGGACATGACCATCGCGGTCTTCACCAGGATCCTGGACAAGCCGGAGTTCAAGAACCTCGAGGCCGGAATCGTACTCCAGGCCTACCTCCCGGACGCCCTGTCCGCCATGATCCGCCTGCAGGACTGGGCCGCCGCCCGCCGGGCCAACGGGGGAGCCGCCATCAAGGTCCGCGTGGTCAAAGGCGCCAACCTGCCCATGGAACAGGTGGAATCCTCGCTGCACGACTGGCCGCTGGCCACGTGGGGCACCAAGCAGGACTCGGACACCAACTACAAGCGGGTCATCAACTACTCGCTGCACCCGGAGCGGATCCGGAACATCCGGATCGGCGTGGCCGGCCACAACCTCTTTGACATCGCATTCGCCTGGCTGCTCGCCAAGCAGCGCGGCGTGGAATCCGGCATCGAGTTCGAGATGCTCCTCGGCATGGCACAGGGCCAGGCCGAAGCCGTCAAGAAGGACGTCGGCTCGCTGCTGCTCTACACCCCCGTGGTGCACCCGGCAGAGTTCGACGTCGCCATCGCGTACCTGATCCGCCGCCTCGAAGAGGGCGCCAGCCAGGAAAACTTCATGTCCGCAGTCTTTGAACTCAGCGAGAACGAGGCACTGTTCGAGCGCGAAAAGCAGCGCTTCCTTTCCTCCCTGGCAGAACTCGACGACGAGGTTCCGGGGCCCAGCCGCCGGCAGAACCGCAGCCTCCCGGCAGAGCCCATGCCGCACGACGGTTTCCGGAACACCCCGGACACGGACCCGTCCCTGCCCGCCAACCGCGACTGGGGCCGCGCCATCCTGGGCCGCGTCGCAACGTCCACGCTCGGCAACGCCGCCGTGGAGGCCGCCACAATCTCGGACGCAGCCACCCTTAACACGGTGATCGAAACCGCCGTCGAAAAGGGCAAGGCGTGGGGCGCACTCTCCGGCTCCGAGCGCGCCGAGATCCTGCACCGCGCCGGCGAAACCCTCGAGGCCCGCCGTGCGGACCTGCTTGAGGTCATGGCCAGCGAGACCGGCAAGACCATCGACCAGGGCGACCCCGAGATCAGCGAGGCTGTGGACTTCGCCCACTACTACGCCGAGTCGGCACGCAAGCTCGACGACGTCGACGGCGCCACGTTCGTTCCGGCGAAGCTCACCGTGGTGACCCCGCCGTGGAACTTCCCGGTGGCCATCCCCGCCGGTTCCACCCTCGCGGCGCTCGCCGCCGGCTCCGCCGTCGTCATCAAGCCCGCCAAGCAGGCACGCCGCAGCGGTGCCGTGATGATCGAGGCGCTGTGGGAGGCCGGCGTGCCCCGCGACGTGCTAACCATGGTGCAGCTGGGCGAACGTGAGCTCGGCCAGCAACTGATCTCGCACCCGTCCGTTGACCGCGTGATCCTCACCGGCGGCTACGAGACAGCTGAGCTGTTCCGGTCCTTCCGCAAGGACCTGCCGCTCCTGGCCGAGACCAGCGGCAAGAACGCCATCATCGTTACCCCCAGCGCGGACCTGGACCTGGCAGCCAAGGACGTGGCCTACTCCGCGTTCGGGCACGCCGGGCAGAAGTGCTCGGCCGCGTCGCTCGTGATCCTGGTGGGCTCCGTTGCCAAGTCCAAGCGGTTCCACAACCAGCTGATCGACGCCGTGACGTCCCTCAAAGTGGGCTACCCGGAAGACCCCACGAGCCAGATGGGCCCGATCATCGAACCCGCGAGCGGCAAGCTGCTCAATGCCCTCACGACGCTCGGTGAAGGCGAGAACTGGGCCGTCGAACCGCGGAAGCTGGATGGCACCGGCCGGCTGTGGAGCCCCGGCGTCCGCCACGGCGTGCGGCGCGGGTCCTACTTCCACCTGACCGAATTCTTCGGCCCGGTCCTGGGCGTCATGACGGCGGAAACCCTCGAGGAAGCCATCGCCATCCAGAACCAGATCGAATACGGCCTCACCGCCGGCCTGCACTCCCTCAGCACGGACGAGCTCGGCCTGTGGCTGGACACCATCCAGGCCGGAAACCTCTACGTCAACCGCGGCATCACCGGGGCCATCGTGCAGCGCCAGCCCTTCGGCGGCTGGAAGAAGTCCGCAGTCGGCGCCGGTACCAAGGCGGGCGGCCCCAACTACCTCGCCGGCCTCGGCGACTGGACCAGCAAGGAAAGCACGCAGGGCTCAACGGCGCGCATCTCCAGCCCCGGCGTGCGGCGCCTCGTGAATGCCGTAAAAGGCGAGTTCGACGCCGCAGAGCTGGACAAGCTGCAGCGGGCGCTGGGCTCCGACGCCCTGGCCTGGGCGGACGAGTTCGGCGCCGCCAAGGACGTCTCCGGCTTGGCCGCCGAGCGGAACGTCTTCCGGTACCGTGCCCTGCCGGTCACCGTCCGGCTGTCCGACGGCGAACAGCTCCCGGCGCTCGTCCGGACAGTAGCCGCCGGCGTGCTTGCCGGATCGCGGCTGACGGTCTCCACCGGCGTCGAACTCCCGGCGCAGTTGCGGGCGGTGCTGACCGGCCTGGACATCGCCGTCACGGCGGAGGACGACGCCGCGTGGCTGGCCTCCGCGGGCAGGCTCGCGGCTGCCGGCAAACTGTCCGGCGCCCGCATCCGCCTGATTGGCGGTTCGGCGGCGGCGCTGGCCGAGGCAACGGGCGGCCGCCCGGACCTGGCCATCTACGCGCACCAGGTCACGGAGGCCGGCCGCATCGAGATGCTTCCGTTCCTGCACGAGCAGGCCGTCAGCATCACCGCGCACCGCTTCGGAACGCCTAACCACCTGTCCGATTCGCTGATCTAG
- a CDS encoding LysR family transcriptional regulator — protein MFEPAQLRSFLAVAETLSFTKAADRLGLAQPTVSQHVRKLETAAKRMLITRDTRDVRLTDNGDAMAGFARSILAAHDAAARYFSGSAMRGRLRFGTADDLAITGLPRILREFRQIYPQINLELTVGQSDQLYKRLNSGQLDLVFVKWVAGAKDGTVVQHDSFSWVGLEQTTLEPGQPVPLIAYPSPSLSRKLAIDALESVGRTWRITCTTKQISGVLAAVRAGIGVAVMPSSLVPEDLKIITRRFELPPVGDVDFTLIRNPLANAEVIDALTQAIMGRTLKKPV, from the coding sequence ATGTTCGAACCGGCGCAGCTCCGATCGTTCCTCGCCGTCGCCGAAACGCTGAGCTTCACCAAGGCCGCGGACCGGCTGGGTCTCGCCCAGCCGACCGTCAGCCAGCATGTGCGCAAACTCGAAACGGCGGCCAAGCGGATGCTGATCACCCGCGATACGAGGGACGTCCGGCTGACGGACAACGGCGACGCGATGGCCGGGTTCGCCCGCAGCATCCTCGCGGCCCACGACGCCGCCGCGCGGTACTTCTCCGGTTCGGCCATGCGCGGCCGGCTGCGGTTCGGCACTGCGGACGACCTGGCCATCACGGGACTTCCGCGCATCCTGCGGGAGTTCCGGCAGATCTATCCGCAGATCAACCTGGAGCTGACGGTCGGCCAGAGCGACCAGCTGTACAAGAGACTCAACTCCGGTCAGCTGGACCTGGTCTTCGTCAAATGGGTGGCCGGGGCCAAGGACGGCACGGTAGTCCAGCATGATTCGTTTTCCTGGGTGGGACTCGAGCAGACCACCCTGGAGCCCGGCCAACCGGTTCCGCTGATCGCCTACCCGTCGCCCAGCCTGAGCCGGAAACTCGCCATCGACGCCCTCGAATCCGTGGGCCGGACCTGGCGCATCACGTGCACCACCAAGCAGATCAGCGGCGTACTGGCGGCCGTCCGCGCGGGCATCGGAGTGGCGGTCATGCCCTCATCGCTGGTGCCCGAAGACCTGAAAATCATCACGCGCCGTTTCGAGCTGCCGCCGGTGGGGGACGTCGATTTCACCCTGATTCGGAACCCGCTGGCCAACGCCGAGGTCATCGATGCACTGACCCAGGCCATCATGGGAAGGACGCTCAAGAAGCCGGTTTGA
- a CDS encoding N(5)-(carboxyethyl)ornithine synthase, translating into MTGSPNHLTLGVVSSSRKPDERRLPLHPLHLERIAPELRQRMILEHGYGERFGFSDAQLAPLVGSLASRDELVAKADVVLLPKPQPQDLAELRDGQVLWGWPHCVQDRAITQLAIDKKLTLIAFEAMNHWASDGGFGLHVFHKNNELAGYCSVIHALALTGSTGDYGRRLSAVVIGFGATARGAVTALNAHGIHDVQVLTNRGVAAVGSPIHSVRIAQFDHDDKAPFLSQVITERGRVPLAPFLAESDIVVNCTLQDPNNPLTYLRTEDLGAFRPGSLIVDVSCDEGMGFSWARTTTFAEPMFTVGDHIDYYAVDHSPSYLWNSSSWEISEALLPFLETVMSGPAAWEDNDTIARAIEIRDGAVINKDVLEFQHRAADYPHEALPES; encoded by the coding sequence GTGACCGGCTCGCCGAACCATCTCACCCTGGGGGTTGTCTCGTCGTCGCGAAAACCGGATGAACGCCGCCTGCCCCTGCACCCCCTGCACCTTGAGCGCATCGCCCCGGAGTTGCGCCAGCGCATGATCCTGGAGCACGGCTACGGCGAACGCTTCGGCTTTTCCGACGCCCAACTCGCCCCGCTGGTGGGCAGCCTGGCCAGCCGCGACGAACTGGTGGCGAAGGCCGACGTCGTCCTGCTGCCCAAACCGCAGCCGCAGGACCTCGCGGAACTGCGCGACGGCCAGGTCCTCTGGGGCTGGCCGCACTGCGTCCAGGACCGCGCCATCACCCAGCTGGCCATCGACAAGAAGCTGACACTGATCGCCTTCGAGGCGATGAACCACTGGGCCAGCGACGGCGGCTTCGGCCTGCACGTGTTCCACAAGAACAACGAACTCGCAGGCTACTGCTCGGTGATCCACGCCCTGGCCCTCACCGGGTCCACCGGCGATTACGGCCGGCGGCTCAGCGCCGTCGTCATCGGTTTCGGGGCCACGGCCCGCGGCGCGGTCACGGCCCTGAACGCGCACGGCATCCATGACGTGCAGGTGCTGACCAACCGCGGGGTTGCCGCGGTTGGCTCCCCCATCCACTCGGTGCGGATCGCGCAGTTCGACCACGACGACAAGGCGCCGTTCCTCAGCCAGGTCATCACCGAACGCGGCCGCGTCCCGCTGGCCCCGTTCCTGGCCGAAAGCGACATTGTGGTCAACTGCACCCTGCAGGACCCCAACAATCCGCTGACGTACCTGCGCACGGAGGACCTGGGCGCATTCCGGCCCGGCAGCCTGATCGTGGACGTCTCCTGCGACGAGGGCATGGGGTTCAGCTGGGCCAGGACCACCACCTTCGCCGAGCCGATGTTCACCGTGGGCGACCACATCGACTACTACGCGGTGGACCACAGCCCGTCGTACCTGTGGAACTCCTCCAGCTGGGAAATCAGCGAGGCTCTCCTGCCGTTCCTGGAGACCGTCATGTCCGGTCCCGCCGCGTGGGAGGACAACGACACCATTGCCCGCGCCATCGAAATCCGCGACGGCGCTGTCATCAACAAGGACGTTCTGGAGTTCCAGCACCGGGCGGCTGACTACCCGCACGAGGCGCTGCCGGAAAGCTAA